One genomic segment of Chitinophaga sancti includes these proteins:
- a CDS encoding FecR family protein: MHHSKHSYRNYTSHQLATSPYFLEWVKFPDAANTAFWQSFVTAYPHKAADVDAAVSIARSLYVVHERPTALQQREMWDEIYNNIGNNKIYVRKSPLVYIARAAVAVGVIAAASWLIFRPGNKEVNITSNFGEIKTVYLPDSTEVTLNGHSAIMYKKEWTNREVWIDGEAFFNVKKNVDQQFDVHSNGVDVHVLGTSFNIRNRRGVTAVVLNTGKIMVAASAEKKLILSQPGDMARYDSEQKDLVQKKVPVSKVTGWQQHKLQLDQTPVADFFGVLEDDWGYQIQATDSSLLKKTISGEIEMTDKEVLMNALAVILDAKVTQQGSTIIVTPN; the protein is encoded by the coding sequence ATGCACCATTCCAAACATAGTTATCGTAATTATACCAGCCACCAACTGGCTACATCACCTTACTTCCTGGAGTGGGTTAAGTTCCCTGACGCAGCTAATACCGCATTCTGGCAATCATTCGTGACTGCCTACCCCCACAAAGCTGCCGATGTGGATGCCGCCGTATCTATAGCCCGTAGCCTGTACGTCGTGCATGAGCGCCCAACGGCCCTGCAACAACGTGAAATGTGGGATGAGATCTATAATAATATAGGTAATAATAAGATCTATGTGCGCAAAAGTCCGCTGGTATACATTGCCCGTGCCGCTGTAGCCGTAGGCGTTATTGCCGCCGCTTCCTGGCTGATCTTCCGCCCGGGAAACAAAGAGGTGAACATAACCTCCAACTTTGGAGAAATTAAAACCGTGTATCTGCCTGACAGCACAGAAGTGACCCTGAACGGGCACTCAGCTATCATGTACAAAAAAGAATGGACCAACAGAGAAGTGTGGATAGATGGAGAAGCTTTTTTCAATGTGAAGAAGAATGTAGACCAGCAGTTTGACGTACACAGCAATGGCGTGGACGTACATGTACTGGGAACATCTTTCAACATTCGCAACCGTAGAGGGGTTACCGCTGTTGTATTAAATACAGGCAAAATAATGGTAGCTGCTTCTGCTGAGAAAAAACTGATCCTGTCCCAACCGGGTGATATGGCCCGCTATGATAGTGAACAAAAGGATTTAGTACAAAAGAAAGTACCCGTGTCCAAAGTAACGGGCTGGCAGCAGCACAAGCTGCAATTGGACCAGACCCCTGTAGCCGACTTTTTTGGTGTACTGGAAGACGACTGGGGCTACCAGATTCAGGCAACTGATTCTTCGCTCTTAAAAAAGACCATCAGCGGAGAAATCGAAATGACCGACAAAGAAGTTCTTATGAACGCGCTTGCTGTAATATTAGATGCAAAAGTGACACAGCAGGGATCAACCATCATTGTAACACCCAACTAA
- a CDS encoding protease inhibitor I42 family protein → MNAEIKELTLGTSLPVVLPGLGTAGFQWFVTVSNPDCVEVVRYNYTVDTMRMEAGNSLDVVFMIHSKAPGQATIIFEQKRIWEKMNPPLNTKQLDITVVSH, encoded by the coding sequence ATGAACGCTGAAATCAAAGAACTCACCCTTGGTACCTCCCTCCCTGTTGTGCTTCCTGGCCTCGGCACTGCCGGCTTTCAATGGTTTGTTACAGTCTCCAATCCTGACTGTGTAGAAGTAGTACGCTACAACTATACCGTCGATACCATGCGCATGGAAGCAGGTAATAGTCTCGATGTTGTATTCATGATCCACTCCAAAGCACCCGGTCAGGCCACCATCATATTCGAACAAAAAAGAATATGGGAAAAAATGAACCCACCCCTCAATACCAAACAACTCGATATAACCGTAGTTAGTCATTAG
- a CDS encoding C1 family peptidase, giving the protein MSNIKISDLVADLQKSSTQWQARETIISQLPTPQQKALLGVVVNQAELAAVMGKKAAAAPVANFAQEVDWRNRNGNHITPVKDQGGCGSCVSFCTTSVVEAMASIEKGQLLNLSEADLHFCSSHGANCGGWWPTDAFNQIKSRGIPDEACFPYATAFPDNNIWKQPPHCTVGPNRDARAVKITNSTTIANVTERKNYLTNNGPCSAVMHVYDDFFAYADGVYKHVSGVDNGLHCVTVIGFSETEKCWICKNSWGSGWGKGGFFKIGYGEAGIDTEFPFWTASGVKLPTPAHGWYGYENLGGLLSSRPNAVSWAANRIDVVVRGMDSAVYHKWWNGTSWNGYENLGGQIQGAPAICSWANGRLDIFAVGLNHHLYHKWYQGGWSNWEDLGGMLSSEPACVSWGPNRIDVFARGMNSSMWHLWWDGAWHGWEDLGGVITSAPAVSSWANGRLDCFARGQNNHLWHKWYDKGWSNWEDLQSNMFGSPAAVSWGPNRIDVFYPGQTYNMMHKWWDGHNWSGDENLGGVLSSDVGVSSWAAGRLDCFVEGTDSQMYHKWYV; this is encoded by the coding sequence ATGTCTAACATTAAGATTTCCGATCTGGTAGCTGATTTACAAAAATCCAGCACCCAGTGGCAGGCAAGAGAAACCATTATTTCTCAACTGCCTACCCCACAGCAGAAAGCCCTATTAGGCGTAGTCGTAAACCAGGCAGAACTTGCAGCCGTAATGGGCAAGAAAGCCGCTGCTGCTCCTGTCGCTAACTTTGCACAGGAAGTAGACTGGCGCAACAGAAACGGTAATCACATCACCCCCGTAAAAGACCAGGGTGGCTGCGGATCATGCGTTTCCTTCTGTACCACTTCCGTAGTCGAGGCCATGGCTTCTATAGAAAAAGGACAACTCCTGAATCTCTCTGAAGCTGACCTCCACTTCTGTTCTTCCCACGGTGCTAACTGTGGCGGATGGTGGCCTACCGATGCTTTCAATCAGATCAAATCACGTGGTATTCCGGACGAAGCATGTTTCCCATACGCAACCGCTTTCCCGGATAATAATATCTGGAAACAACCTCCTCACTGCACCGTAGGCCCTAACCGCGATGCAAGAGCTGTAAAAATTACTAACTCTACCACCATCGCAAATGTCACTGAGCGCAAAAACTACCTGACCAACAATGGTCCATGCTCTGCTGTCATGCACGTATACGACGATTTCTTCGCATACGCTGATGGTGTATACAAACACGTAAGTGGTGTGGACAATGGTCTCCACTGCGTAACAGTTATCGGTTTCTCTGAAACTGAAAAATGCTGGATCTGCAAAAACAGCTGGGGTTCCGGTTGGGGTAAAGGCGGATTCTTCAAAATAGGTTATGGCGAAGCCGGTATCGATACTGAATTCCCATTCTGGACTGCCAGTGGCGTAAAACTCCCTACTCCTGCTCATGGCTGGTATGGCTATGAAAACCTGGGTGGCCTGCTTTCTTCCAGACCCAATGCCGTATCGTGGGCTGCAAACCGCATCGATGTGGTAGTAAGAGGTATGGACAGTGCCGTATATCACAAATGGTGGAATGGAACATCCTGGAACGGTTATGAAAACCTGGGTGGTCAGATTCAGGGCGCTCCTGCTATCTGCTCATGGGCCAATGGCCGCCTCGATATCTTTGCTGTAGGTCTCAACCATCACCTGTACCACAAATGGTACCAGGGTGGCTGGAGCAACTGGGAAGATCTCGGTGGTATGCTCTCTTCAGAACCTGCCTGTGTAAGCTGGGGACCTAACCGTATCGATGTTTTTGCACGCGGTATGAACTCCTCTATGTGGCACCTCTGGTGGGATGGCGCATGGCATGGATGGGAAGACCTGGGCGGCGTGATCACTTCTGCACCGGCCGTATCTTCATGGGCGAATGGAAGACTGGATTGCTTTGCCCGTGGTCAGAATAACCACCTCTGGCACAAATGGTATGATAAAGGCTGGAGCAACTGGGAAGACCTGCAATCAAATATGTTCGGTAGCCCTGCCGCCGTATCATGGGGTCCAAACCGCATAGACGTATTCTACCCTGGCCAAACCTACAATATGATGCACAAATGGTGGGATGGTCACAACTGGAGTGGCGACGAAAACCTTGGTGGTGTGCTCTCCTCCGATGTGGGCGTTTCCTCCTGGGCCGCTGGCAGATTGGACTGCTTTGTGGAAGGCACCGACTCGCAGATGTATCACAAATGGTATGTATAA
- a CDS encoding sigma-70 family RNA polymerase sigma factor, whose amino-acid sequence MSGEQSLWDGIRESHVNSLEALYLQYNDELYSYGRKFTSDMHLVEDAVQETFISLWKYRQSLQVKSGYSFYLLKSFRNHLFRLLKSRANTTYTDEQPEFHFEIGVDTHLIAGEEQAFLQKKVQEALLQLTSKQREIIYLRFFENLSFEEIADLMNMQIRGTYKLTARALAALKELMGGAAGTALLLTILKG is encoded by the coding sequence TTGTCAGGAGAACAATCATTATGGGATGGCATTCGTGAAAGTCATGTAAACAGTCTTGAAGCGTTATACCTTCAATATAACGATGAGTTGTACAGTTATGGCAGGAAATTTACCAGTGATATGCACCTGGTAGAAGACGCTGTGCAGGAGACTTTTATCTCCCTGTGGAAATACAGGCAGTCTTTGCAGGTAAAAAGCGGTTATAGCTTCTACCTGCTCAAATCATTCAGAAACCACCTCTTTCGTTTACTCAAATCCAGGGCGAATACAACTTATACGGATGAACAGCCGGAATTTCATTTCGAAATAGGCGTAGATACTCACCTGATCGCCGGTGAAGAACAGGCCTTCCTGCAAAAGAAAGTACAGGAAGCCCTCCTCCAACTCACCAGCAAGCAAAGGGAAATCATTTACCTCCGCTTTTTTGAAAACCTCTCTTTCGAGGAAATTGCGGATCTGATGAACATGCAGATAAGAGGTACCTACAAGCTCACCGCCCGTGCACTGGCTGCGCTGAAAGAGCTGATGGGTGGGGCCGCAGGCACCGCACTGCTGCTGACAATCCTGAAAGGATAA
- a CDS encoding PKD domain-containing protein, whose translation MKHFFTLILLTALTGWQSLFAQTFVPIPVSGFNADIVAEAGNSALAATSTVIDGSNHVIHTTAFATANGVSGGITPTGNFVSGTKTWQMAAFNANNALYMAVPANAVPNTVGTGTLTLTTPAIYSKLSLLAFATEGTATVSVLLTFTDGTTSNAGTITIKDWFNGTPAVVTGYGRITRTNSPMTVDGLTTNPRFYGFDFNIPCAVLGKSLASITFTQLAATGGTSRALILALAGVQYTPIVYSSTHTNAVCGGANGTLTLTATNGSTPYTFRWNTTPAQTTATATNVPAGAYIGTLTDANGCVFTVNDTVALISSATITASASAAAVCAGDPVTLTATPVSGTVTDYSWSPGTLTGQTVTDNPTDTTSYIVSAKDAFGCIIKDTVDVAVKPTPTSSFTVTPAIICLGGTNTVTFDGTATTAATYNWNNFAGATVQSGADSGPYQISFPGAGNFNLQLQVTADGCASTVTTQPVTVSAPPQLNITVSKSPICAGETTTISFSGTASADAVPTWDWGGGTVQAGTGFGPYDVKYANTGFINLTVVDGACTATAIPDTVKVIQLPVPAFTPDITQGCAPAAITFNNTSRNADSYQWTFGDGATSVMEDPSHTYNNTGVYTVTLTATAQGQCPVTITKTSLISIVPMPVALFSSAPGQNITVEFKDADFFFTNNSQNGGSYEWDFGDGTSSADFSPEHKYEMTGDFRVTLYVTNDIGCTDSISRAYYKVIPDLVLEIPNAFSPNGDGINDRWEVDGLKARPNATTEIFNRYGQIVFKGIGYSQWDGTWKGQLMPFGTYYYIIKPAPGEKTYSGWVTLLR comes from the coding sequence ATGAAGCACTTCTTTACCCTGATACTGCTGACCGCGTTAACCGGTTGGCAGTCCCTATTTGCCCAGACCTTTGTCCCTATTCCTGTCTCCGGCTTTAATGCAGACATTGTAGCAGAAGCCGGGAACAGCGCACTGGCTGCAACGTCTACAGTCATTGATGGTAGCAATCACGTGATTCATACTACAGCTTTCGCTACAGCTAACGGCGTATCCGGAGGAATTACACCTACCGGCAATTTTGTAAGTGGTACCAAAACATGGCAGATGGCCGCCTTCAATGCAAACAACGCTTTGTATATGGCAGTACCCGCGAATGCTGTGCCCAATACTGTTGGAACAGGAACACTGACACTTACTACACCAGCCATCTACAGCAAATTAAGTCTGCTCGCATTTGCTACAGAAGGTACCGCTACGGTTTCTGTATTGCTCACATTTACGGATGGTACTACTTCCAATGCAGGCACCATCACTATCAAAGACTGGTTCAATGGTACACCCGCTGTAGTGACCGGCTATGGCCGCATCACACGTACTAACTCCCCCATGACAGTGGATGGATTGACCACCAACCCCCGATTTTATGGTTTTGATTTCAACATCCCCTGTGCGGTACTCGGTAAGTCACTGGCATCTATTACGTTTACTCAGTTAGCCGCCACTGGTGGTACTTCGAGAGCGCTCATCCTTGCACTGGCGGGTGTTCAATACACACCTATTGTTTACAGCAGCACACATACTAATGCCGTATGTGGTGGTGCCAATGGTACACTTACGCTTACAGCAACGAATGGTTCTACCCCTTATACATTCAGGTGGAATACCACGCCGGCACAAACTACAGCTACTGCTACAAATGTACCTGCAGGAGCATACATCGGCACACTCACCGATGCGAATGGTTGTGTATTCACGGTGAACGATACAGTGGCATTAATCTCTTCCGCCACGATTACAGCGAGTGCCAGTGCTGCGGCTGTTTGTGCAGGAGATCCTGTTACATTGACGGCCACACCAGTCAGCGGCACGGTCACCGATTATTCCTGGTCGCCGGGAACCCTCACCGGACAAACAGTTACGGACAATCCAACGGATACTACCTCTTATATTGTATCCGCAAAAGATGCTTTTGGATGTATCATAAAAGATACGGTGGATGTAGCAGTAAAGCCAACGCCTACATCATCCTTTACTGTCACACCTGCTATTATTTGTCTGGGTGGTACGAACACGGTAACCTTCGATGGCACGGCGACTACAGCGGCTACTTACAACTGGAATAACTTTGCCGGCGCCACTGTACAAAGCGGTGCAGATAGCGGGCCTTACCAGATCTCATTTCCAGGTGCAGGTAATTTCAATTTGCAATTACAGGTCACAGCTGATGGTTGTGCATCTACCGTTACTACACAACCGGTGACCGTATCTGCCCCACCACAATTAAATATCACTGTAAGTAAATCACCCATCTGCGCAGGAGAAACGACGACCATTTCCTTTTCTGGTACTGCTTCTGCTGATGCTGTACCCACATGGGATTGGGGGGGCGGAACTGTACAAGCAGGTACAGGCTTTGGCCCTTATGATGTAAAATATGCGAACACAGGCTTTATCAACCTGACCGTAGTGGATGGTGCGTGTACAGCGACAGCCATACCTGATACCGTCAAGGTAATTCAACTACCCGTACCTGCATTCACACCTGACATCACACAAGGCTGTGCACCTGCTGCCATTACCTTTAACAACACGTCGCGCAATGCAGATAGTTACCAGTGGACATTCGGTGATGGTGCAACCTCTGTGATGGAAGATCCTTCACATACTTATAATAATACCGGCGTATATACTGTCACACTCACTGCTACCGCACAGGGCCAATGCCCGGTCACCATTACAAAGACATCGCTCATCAGCATTGTTCCCATGCCCGTTGCATTGTTTAGTTCAGCACCGGGACAAAACATCACGGTTGAATTCAAGGATGCGGATTTCTTCTTCACAAACAATTCTCAGAATGGCGGCAGTTATGAATGGGACTTTGGAGATGGAACCAGTTCGGCTGATTTTTCACCTGAACATAAGTATGAAATGACCGGCGACTTTCGTGTTACCCTCTATGTGACCAATGATATCGGCTGTACAGACAGCATCAGCCGTGCTTACTACAAAGTGATCCCCGACCTGGTGCTTGAGATTCCCAATGCTTTCAGCCCGAACGGCGATGGCATCAATGACCGTTGGGAAGTAGATGGACTCAAAGCCCGCCCGAATGCGACAACCGAAATCTTTAACCGCTATGGCCAGATTGTATTCAAAGGTATTGGTTACTCACAATGGGACGGTACCTGGAAAGGACAGTTGATGCCATTCGGTACGTATTACTATATCATAAAACCAGCCCCCGGGGAAAAGACTTATTCCGGATGGGTGACCCTGCTTCGTTGA